A genomic segment from Paraburkholderia hayleyella encodes:
- the aceE gene encoding pyruvate dehydrogenase (acetyl-transferring), homodimeric type, with product MSAVPDEVMKYVATDKDDDPQETGEWLEALDGVISAMGPDRAHYLIEKQIEFARVHGEHLPFSANTPYINTIPLTAQAKIPGDQDIEHRIRSYTRWNAIAMVLRAGKETNVGGHIASFASAATLYDVGFNHFWHAPSEAHGGDLVFIQGHSSPGIYSRAFLLGRLSAAQLDHFRQEVGGEGISSYPHPWLMPDFWQFPTVSMGLGPIMAIYQARFMKYLQARGIAQTDGRKVWAFLGDGETDEPESLGAIGMAGRERLDNLVFVINCNLQRLDGPVRGNGKIIQELESEFRGAGWNVIKVIWGSRWDALFARDKSGALMRRMMEVVDGEYQTYKSESGAFVREHFFNTSELRALVADWSDEDIWNLNRGGHDPHKIYAAFQQASQAVRQPTVILAKTIKGYGMGEAGQAMNITHQQKKMQVEQLKKFRDQFRLPISDDDIGNVPYLTFEEGSKELEYMRARRQELGGYLPARRQKAEPLPIPALDAFEAVLKGTGEGREISTTMAFVRILNILLKDKALGKRIVPIVPDESRTFGMEGLFRQIGIWNQDGQKYVPEDSDQLMFYRESETGQILQEGINEAGGMCDWIAAATSYSTHGEIMIPFYIFYSMFGFQRIGDLAWAAGDMRSRGFLLGGTAGRTTLNGEGLQHEDGHSLLWAASVPNCISYDPTFGYELAVIMQDGLRRMMQEQEDVYYYVTVMNENYEHPAMPQGDSVAADIIKGMYAFRKAEAAGNAPRVQLMGAGTIFNEVIAAAELLHKDWGVAADLWSVPSFTELAREGHEVQRWNLLHPAEARKISHVEKLLTGTKGPVIASTDYVRALTEQIRAFVPQRFVVLGTDGYGRSDTREKLRHFFEVDRYWVTVAALNALADEGTIERSVVAEALKKYNLDPAKPNPMTV from the coding sequence ATGTCTGCAGTACCCGATGAAGTCATGAAATATGTCGCCACCGATAAAGACGACGACCCACAGGAAACCGGTGAATGGCTGGAAGCGCTTGATGGCGTGATTTCCGCCATGGGCCCTGACCGCGCTCACTATCTGATCGAAAAGCAGATCGAATTTGCCCGCGTACATGGCGAGCATCTGCCGTTTTCCGCCAATACCCCCTATATCAATACGATTCCGCTGACCGCCCAGGCCAAAATTCCGGGCGACCAGGATATCGAACACCGTATCCGTTCGTACACGCGCTGGAATGCCATCGCCATGGTGCTACGGGCGGGCAAGGAAACCAACGTTGGCGGCCATATTGCTTCGTTTGCGTCCGCCGCAACGCTTTATGACGTTGGCTTCAATCACTTTTGGCATGCGCCGTCCGAGGCGCATGGCGGCGATCTGGTCTTCATTCAGGGCCATTCATCGCCGGGCATCTATTCGCGCGCGTTTTTACTGGGCCGCCTGTCGGCCGCGCAGCTCGATCATTTCCGCCAGGAAGTGGGCGGCGAAGGGATTTCGTCCTATCCGCACCCGTGGCTGATGCCTGATTTCTGGCAGTTCCCGACGGTTTCGATGGGCCTCGGGCCGATCATGGCGATCTACCAGGCGCGCTTCATGAAGTACCTGCAAGCGCGTGGCATCGCCCAAACCGATGGGCGCAAGGTCTGGGCCTTCCTCGGCGACGGCGAGACGGACGAGCCGGAATCGCTCGGCGCGATTGGCATGGCGGGCCGCGAACGGCTGGATAACCTCGTCTTCGTCATCAACTGCAATTTGCAGCGGCTGGATGGCCCGGTGCGCGGCAATGGCAAGATCATCCAGGAGCTCGAAAGCGAATTCCGGGGTGCAGGCTGGAACGTGATCAAGGTGATCTGGGGCAGCCGTTGGGATGCCCTGTTCGCCCGCGACAAATCAGGCGCGCTGATGCGCCGGATGATGGAAGTCGTCGACGGCGAGTATCAAACCTACAAGTCGGAATCCGGCGCCTTTGTGCGCGAGCACTTTTTCAATACATCGGAGCTTCGCGCGCTGGTGGCGGACTGGTCCGATGAAGACATCTGGAACCTGAACCGCGGCGGCCACGATCCCCACAAGATTTACGCGGCGTTCCAGCAGGCGTCCCAGGCTGTCAGGCAGCCCACCGTGATCCTGGCGAAGACGATCAAGGGTTATGGCATGGGCGAAGCGGGCCAGGCGATGAACATCACCCACCAGCAAAAGAAAATGCAGGTGGAGCAGCTCAAGAAGTTCCGCGACCAGTTCCGTTTGCCGATTTCCGACGACGATATCGGCAACGTGCCCTATCTGACGTTCGAGGAAGGTTCCAAAGAACTCGAATACATGCGTGCGCGCCGCCAGGAACTGGGTGGCTATCTGCCCGCCCGCCGGCAAAAGGCCGAGCCCTTGCCGATACCCGCGCTCGACGCGTTCGAGGCGGTGCTCAAGGGCACAGGCGAAGGCCGCGAGATTTCAACCACGATGGCTTTCGTGCGCATTCTCAACATCCTGCTCAAGGACAAGGCGCTCGGTAAGCGCATCGTGCCGATCGTTCCGGACGAGTCCCGTACTTTCGGCATGGAAGGCCTGTTCCGCCAGATCGGCATCTGGAACCAGGACGGCCAGAAGTACGTGCCGGAAGATTCCGACCAGTTGATGTTCTATCGTGAATCGGAAACCGGCCAGATTCTTCAGGAAGGGATCAACGAAGCCGGTGGCATGTGCGACTGGATCGCGGCCGCCACGTCGTATTCGACGCATGGCGAGATCATGATTCCGTTTTACATTTTCTATTCGATGTTCGGCTTCCAGCGCATTGGCGACCTGGCCTGGGCCGCGGGCGACATGCGCTCGCGCGGCTTCCTGCTGGGCGGCACGGCAGGGCGTACCACGCTGAACGGCGAAGGCTTGCAGCACGAGGATGGCCATTCCTTGCTATGGGCCGCCTCGGTGCCGAACTGCATCAGCTATGACCCGACCTTCGGCTATGAGCTGGCGGTCATCATGCAAGACGGGCTGCGCCGCATGATGCAAGAGCAGGAAGACGTGTACTACTACGTCACCGTGATGAACGAAAACTACGAGCATCCCGCGATGCCGCAGGGCGATAGCGTAGCCGCCGACATCATCAAGGGCATGTACGCGTTCCGCAAGGCCGAGGCGGCGGGCAACGCGCCACGGGTGCAACTGATGGGCGCGGGCACGATCTTCAATGAGGTGATTGCTGCCGCGGAACTGTTGCACAAGGACTGGGGCGTGGCCGCTGATCTATGGAGCGTGCCAAGCTTTACCGAACTGGCCCGCGAAGGCCATGAAGTCCAGCGCTGGAACCTGCTGCACCCGGCCGAGGCCCGCAAGATCTCGCACGTCGAGAAGCTGCTGACGGGCACGAAAGGGCCGGTGATCGCTTCCACCGATTACGTCCGCGCGCTGACCGAACAGATCCGGGCCTTTGTGCCGCAACGTTTTGTCGTGCTCGGCACGGATGGCTACGGCCGCTCGGATACACGCGAAAAGCTGCGCCACTTCTTCGAAGTCGATCGCTACTGGGTAACGGTCGCTGCGTTGAATGCACTGGCAGATGAGGGCACGATCGAACGCTCGGTCGTTGCCGAGGCGCTCAAGAAGTACAACCTTGATCCCGCCAAACCTAACCCGATGACCGTCTAA